Part of the Paludisphaera borealis genome, GAATCAACATGAAAGTGAACAAAATCGCGGACGTGTCCGTAGACGAGGCGGTCGTAGCAGTTCCCCATGGCACCGGCCATGATGAGGCCCAGGGCGATCGTGAGCGGAAGGCTGGCGGCCGCGCCGCCGATGAACAACCAGCCGACGATGGCGATCCCGGCGACGATCGAGAGGAGGGCGAAGACGAGGCTGCTGTACGGCATCGACGCGCCGAAGCCCCAGAGCGCACCGGGGTTGTAGCTGGTTTGCAGCTCGAGGATTCCCGGGATCAGCGAGACCGGCGCCGCCGAGCGCGGCGGCCCGACCTTCTCGAAGATCAGCGACTTGGTCGTCAGATCGAACGCGGCTCCTCCCAACGCCAGGCACAGGAAGAGGATCCATCGAATCGCCTTGGCCCTCGTCGTCATGCTCCGTTCTCCAGCTTCCGTGCGCACTGAATGCAATGGCGAGCATACGGCAGGGCCGCGAGGCGCTGCTTCGCGATCGGCTCGCCGCATTCGCTGCAAGATCCGTACTTGCCTTGCTCGATCCGTCCCAGCGCCTCGTTGATCAGATCCAGCGTTCCTTGTTCGTTCTCGATCAATCCCAGCGTGAATTCCTGGTCGTAGTTCTCGGTCCCCACGTCGGCCATGTGGAGCGGGACGTTGGAGAGGTTGCCCGAGCTTTCCGCGAGGTTCCGTCGCAGCGCTTCGTCGGTCATCTGGTTGAGGTCGCCTCGAAGCCTGGAGCGAAGGTCGCGCAAGACGTTGCGGTACGAGTCGAGTTCTTCCGATTTGAGGCTGGCGGCCATGGCGACCTCACCCTTCCATTCCGTCCGGAGAAGTTACGTGCGAACGCGGGTCGACGCTCGTCCACGCCGCGATTCCGCCACTTCGGAAAAGACCATTGCAACGGCCGGACCGGCAGGCCGCATCCGGCTTGGCATCGCCGAAAGCTCGGCGAACAGCTTATCCAGACTACACCGAGCGAGGAGCCTAAGACCACCCCTAAGTTCGATTCAATCGCCCCACGCCGACCTCGGCTCCGCCGCTCGCTCGGCGACGGGCGGTTTGCCGGACTTCGGCGATCGGTTACGATCGATGGCGCGCTCCCGCCGAGTCGATGCTGGTCGCGTCGTACCTGATTTCCCACTCACGGTCGAGACCCCAACGTTATGAGCACCGCCAGCCCCAAAACGATCTTCGTCACCGGAGCCACCGGCCTGGTCGGAGGCCATGTGGTCGAGGAGGCCCTGAGCCGCGGCTTCCGCGTCCGGGCTTTGGTCCGCGCCAGCAGCGACATCCGCAAGCTCGATGAATGGGGCGTCGAGAAGATCGTCGGCGACCTCGAAGACCGGGCCGCGCTCGCCCGAGGGGTCGCGGGCACCGACTGGGTCTTCAACTGCGCCGCGAAGGTGGGCGACTGGGGGACGCTGGAGGAGTTCCGCCGGCTGAACGTCGACGCCCTGCGACTGTTGCTCGACGCCGCCGCCGACGCCAAGGTCGAGAAGTTCGTCCACGTCAGTTCGCTCGGCGTGTACGAGGGCCGCGATCATCACGGCACCGACGAGACGACGCCCCCCGCGGCCGACTCGCTCGACGCCTACACGCGGTCCAAGACCGAGGCCGAGGCGCTCGCCCTGAAGTACTTTCAGGAGCGCGGGCTGCCGGTGGTGGTCGTCCGTCCCGGCTTCATCTACGGCGAGCGCGACCGCACCGTCCTGCCCAAGCTCTTGACGAACCTGCGGCGCGGGACGTTCGCGTACTTCGGCTCGGGCGAGCAGGCGCTCAACTGCATCTACGTCAAGAATCTGGTTCACGGCCTGTTCCTGGCCGCCGAGAACCCCCAGGCGGTCGGCCAGGTGTTCAACCTGACCGACGGCGAGCCGATCAGCAAGCGGCGGTTCATCGGCCGGGTTGCCGAGCTTGCGGGGCTCCCCGCGCCG contains:
- the lspA gene encoding signal peptidase II; protein product: MTTRAKAIRWILFLCLALGGAAFDLTTKSLIFEKVGPPRSAAPVSLIPGILELQTSYNPGALWGFGASMPYSSLVFALLSIVAGIAIVGWLFIGGAAASLPLTIALGLIMAGAMGNCYDRLVYGHVRDFVHFHVDSINFDCAIFNFADNMLVVGALTLVLFALRPQPSDEPRVIDSQSAEPV
- a CDS encoding TraR/DksA family transcriptional regulator; this encodes MAASLKSEELDSYRNVLRDLRSRLRGDLNQMTDEALRRNLAESSGNLSNVPLHMADVGTENYDQEFTLGLIENEQGTLDLINEALGRIEQGKYGSCSECGEPIAKQRLAALPYARHCIQCARKLENGA
- a CDS encoding NAD-dependent epimerase/dehydratase family protein, translated to MSTASPKTIFVTGATGLVGGHVVEEALSRGFRVRALVRASSDIRKLDEWGVEKIVGDLEDRAALARGVAGTDWVFNCAAKVGDWGTLEEFRRLNVDALRLLLDAAADAKVEKFVHVSSLGVYEGRDHHGTDETTPPAADSLDAYTRSKTEAEALALKYFQERGLPVVVVRPGFIYGERDRTVLPKLLTNLRRGTFAYFGSGEQALNCIYVKNLVHGLFLAAENPQAVGQVFNLTDGEPISKRRFIGRVAELAGLPAPTRKIPLRLAKFLATLVEGGAKLRGAKNAPIINKARYKFLGLNLDYSIDKARRVLGYQPPFRFDEAIERAMAEHSRAPVQGESVAAAASDRS